TTGAAATCATACCACGCCGAGCGATCGTGCGAGTGGATGACGACCGAGTCGGGTTGGTAATAGATCGCGTATCCAGCTTCCATAACCCGTTTGGCCCAACGGATATCTTCTCCGAAAGCAGCGCGCCCGAACGGAAATCGCTCCCACACCGAACGTCGAATCGCTGAGGAAACGTTGTCGAAGCTGAAGAGTGCGATCTTCTCCTCAAGGGATAAGGCGGAGAGAGTTTGCGCGCTCTCAAGCTTCTGTAAGCGTGGTTCCGGGCGCGAGGCGATGTGATCGCTCACGTGTCGTCGGACGAAGGCATCGCTCCCGGGGCGCGGAACTTGTCGGCTGTACGTCCCAGCGATAGACGCATCTCGACGCATGGGTTCGATGAGGCGTTCCAACCACCATTCATTCGCAGGCAGGGCGTCTTGGACGAGGAGCGCGACGAATTGACCGCGGGTACGGTGAATTGCGCGGTCTCGTGTCTCACCGTGGTCGAATTCCTCGGGGGGAATGGAGAGGACCGTCACCGGGAATCGAGCACATCGCTCGACTGTCCCGTCCGTAGAACCGGAGTCGATCACGACGATTTCGAGAGGGGAGGAGGTGCGTTGCGCTAGGAGGCGTTCGAGCACATTGGGGAATTCCGGTCCGGCGTTGCGCGTCGGGATCACAATGGAGATGGCTTCGTTCATCGGTCGCTCACAGAAGCTTGCTCAATCGGCGCTGTGCGACGAGGGACCACAAGGTCTTTGAGCTCGCGTAATTCTGGGCGAAGGAGCAAGGCCAGAGCAAGCGCATAGACGATTCCACCTCCGAGGAAGAGCGCGAGGAGCGTTTGCCACTCGGGCAAGGCGAGCGACTCCGAGGCCTGCCGAAGTAACCACGTCACAAGCAAGACCCCTCCTGCGCCGAGGCCGACAGGACTCAGAGCCGTCCAAAGATCCGCGAGCTTCCAACGAAGCGTGCGGAGAGCGATCGCCGTGACGACTCCTGATAGACTCAGGAAAATGAGCGCCGTTGCTGCGGCAACACCGACGATCCCCCATCGCAGGCTCATCGCCACGGCCACCACGAAAACGGGAACCGCCGCGAGCGAACATTTAAAATTGAGGTCAGGTCGCCCGATCGCGTTGAATAACTCTCCAGCTCCGAGCATCAGGCATCGCCCGACGGCGTGAAGGAGTAGCAATTGGAGCGGAAGGACAGCGGGCGTCCATTTCTCCCCGTAGATGACGCGCACGTATTCTGGAGCAGCGACGATGAGGAGGAGAAGAGGAGGAATCGCGATCCCAGCACTCGTGCGCGCGAATCGAAAGTAAGCGGCGCGCAACTCGTCCGATCGCTCGCGGAGCCGCGCGAAGATAGGGAAGACAACGTGCGAGAAAACGCCCATAAACAGCGTGGGCAACATCAGGCTCTGATTGTAGGCGAACGTGTAATAGCCGAGCGGTGACGCGCCCATCCATCTCCCAATGAGGATGTAATCGGCATTCTGCATGGCATATGCCGTCAAATCGTTGCCGAGGACGTGTCGTCCGTAGCGGACGATCTCCCTCCACGAACGGCGAGACCAATGAGGTGCAGGACGCCACGGGGAGAGTTTCCAATTCAAAGCAGCAGTGATTAAAGCGGCGAGGACGAAAGGTACGACGAGACTCCAAACACCAGCTCCCCATCGAGCCAGAACCAGACCGATTCCTGTCCCAATGAGCGTCGCCACAACTTGGGGCAGCACGAGCTTCCCGATCTCCAAGCGTCGGCGCAGAAGTGCCGCGTGTACGCTCCCCCATGGAGCGATCAACAAGGTGAGACCCAAGGTGAGGAGGATGGGGACGAGATCCGGACGCCCATAGAACTCAGCAATCGGAGGGGCGACTGCGGCCTGAAACGCAAAGAGGCCGAGACTCACGATCACGCCAAGCCAAAATCCCGCCGTCAGGACTTCCGGGCGTTCTTCGGGATGATAGATGAGGTAATGCCCGATCCCCACATTTCCGAAAAGGGCGATGAGCGTCGTCACGGTGAGGCCCAAGCTCATGAGGCCGAAATCTTCCGGCGCAAGCCAGCGCGCGAGCGCGATCCCAGCGAAGAAATTGATGACGCGCACGAAGATCTGCGCGCCGATCCAAGAGATCGAACCCTTGTAGAAAGCGCGCTTCAGCGCTTCGTGGCGAATGCCCTCGCTCATCCCATCTCCCAACTCGGGTTCATGCTGCTTATGATAAAGAGCGCGCGCGCGTCAGACAACATTCATCCGCGGGGAACGAGCTTGCGCGGCATGCCGGGAACGCGTATGATCTCCTCTATTTCCGAACGGGGCAGAGGATATGAATCTCAAAGGAAAGGGCGCGATAGTCACCGGGGCGGCGAGGCGCGTCGGAAGGGCGATCGCGCTCGCTTTGGCCGAACGCGGCGCCGATGTCGTCGTGCACTACCATCGTTCCGAGGAAGACGCGCGGGAGACCGTACGCGAGATCGAGGTCCGGGGCGTTCGTGCACTCGCTGTGCGAGCGGATCTCGGGGAGGTCCGCGAGATCGAACGATTGATTGAAGAAGCGGTGCGATTCCTCGGTCACCTCGACGTCTTGGTGAATAACGCCTCGGTCTTCTTCCGAACGCCCTTCGGCTCGATCACCGAGGAGCAATGGGACCTCAATCTCGACGTGAACCTCAAAGCACCCTTCTTTTGCGCTCAATACGCGGCGCGGGTCATGCAGCAGCAAGGCGGGGGGAAGATCATCAATATCGCCGATTGGGCGGGATTCCGCCCATACGCGGGCTATATCCCATACTGTGTCTCGAAAGCGGGGTTGATCGCACTCACGCAGGTTTTGGCGAAGACGTTGGCGCCGACGATCCTGGTCAACGCGGTCGCGCCCGGTCCAGTTCTTCTGCCGGAAGAGTACGGCGAGGAGGAGACGCGCGCGATCATCGAAGCCACGCCGCTCAAGCGGCTCGGATCGCCTGAGGACGTCGCTCGCGCCGTGCTCTTTTTAATCGAGGGAAGCGATTTCATCACCGGACATACACTCGTCGTGGATGGAGGTCGGCTCATCGGTTCATGAGCCGAACGCGTGGACAAGCAGGAGGACGAGATGTTCAAGGCGACGAAGGAGATCTTCTTCTGCTACGGGCATCGGCTCTTGAATTACGCGGGTAAGTGTCGCAATCTTCACGGACATAATGCCCGCGCGGAGGTCGAGTTGGCCGCCGAACGCCTCGATGA
The genomic region above belongs to Blastocatellia bacterium and contains:
- a CDS encoding glycosyltransferase, with the protein product MNEAISIVIPTRNAGPEFPNVLERLLAQRTSSPLEIVVIDSGSTDGTVERCARFPVTVLSIPPEEFDHGETRDRAIHRTRGQFVALLVQDALPANEWWLERLIEPMRRDASIAGTYSRQVPRPGSDAFVRRHVSDHIASRPEPRLQKLESAQTLSALSLEEKIALFSFDNVSSAIRRSVWERFPFGRAAFGEDIRWAKRVMEAGYAIYYQPDSVVIHSHDRSAWYDFKRFVASYRLYHELFGGDPPSLWFTLFNAIPYNIYVNLFKLPHERITPRVIVKAFAKGLAFPLGRYLGPRVATDAPRWRRRLGDWLTRGI
- a CDS encoding lipopolysaccharide biosynthesis protein, whose amino-acid sequence is MSEGIRHEALKRAFYKGSISWIGAQIFVRVINFFAGIALARWLAPEDFGLMSLGLTVTTLIALFGNVGIGHYLIYHPEERPEVLTAGFWLGVIVSLGLFAFQAAVAPPIAEFYGRPDLVPILLTLGLTLLIAPWGSVHAALLRRRLEIGKLVLPQVVATLIGTGIGLVLARWGAGVWSLVVPFVLAALITAALNWKLSPWRPAPHWSRRSWREIVRYGRHVLGNDLTAYAMQNADYILIGRWMGASPLGYYTFAYNQSLMLPTLFMGVFSHVVFPIFARLRERSDELRAAYFRFARTSAGIAIPPLLLLIVAAPEYVRVIYGEKWTPAVLPLQLLLLHAVGRCLMLGAGELFNAIGRPDLNFKCSLAAVPVFVVAVAMSLRWGIVGVAAATALIFLSLSGVVTAIALRTLRWKLADLWTALSPVGLGAGGVLLVTWLLRQASESLALPEWQTLLALFLGGGIVYALALALLLRPELRELKDLVVPRRTAPIEQASVSDR
- a CDS encoding glucose 1-dehydrogenase, translated to MNLKGKGAIVTGAARRVGRAIALALAERGADVVVHYHRSEEDARETVREIEVRGVRALAVRADLGEVREIERLIEEAVRFLGHLDVLVNNASVFFRTPFGSITEEQWDLNLDVNLKAPFFCAQYAARVMQQQGGGKIINIADWAGFRPYAGYIPYCVSKAGLIALTQVLAKTLAPTILVNAVAPGPVLLPEEYGEEETRAIIEATPLKRLGSPEDVARAVLFLIEGSDFITGHTLVVDGGRLIGS